The Aquipuribacter hungaricus genomic sequence GGGGTGCTGTCGTGCTCCACGTGGTCCCCGGTGCAGGCGGTGCCTGCCACCCTGGTCTGTCAAGGTCGGCCCCGGCGCGTCCTCACCGTAGCGGTCTACCGTGCGCACAGGGGGTGCCGACGGGTGCCGTGCCCGCCGCGCCGGAGGGGGACCGCATGGGGCTCGAGCACCGCGGGCGGCCGTCCGTCGCCGACACGGGGGGCTCCGACGGGCGGGACGAGCTGGCGGCGCAGTTCAGCAGCTTCGCCCGGACCGTCCAGCAGCGGCAGGACCCGCACGAGACGCTGGTCGAGATCGTCCGGGCCGCGGTGCAGCTGGTCCCCGGCTGCGACGAGGGCTCCATCAGCGTGGTGCTCGGACGCCGCCGCGTCTTCTCCGACGCGGCGTCGGGCGAGCTGCCGCGCGTGGTCGACGCCCTCCAGGAGGGGCTCGGGGAAGGCCCCTGCCTGGACTCGGCGTACCAGCACACGACGGTGCGCGTGCCCGACATGGCGCGCGAGCAGCGCTGGCCGCGGTTCAGCACCGCCGCCGCCGAGGCGGGCGCGCTCGGCATGATGTCGTTCCAGCTCTACGTGGACGGTGACGACCTGGGTGCGCTCAACCTGTTCTCCCGCCGGGCGGGCGCCTTCACCGACGAGTCCGAGCACGTCGGGCTCATGTTCGCCGCCCACGCGGGGGTCGCCTACGCGGCGGCCCGGCAGCGCGCCTCGCTGCGGCGGGAGGTGGAGACGCGCCACGTCATCGGGCAGGCGCAGGGGATCCTCATGGAGCGGCACAGGGTGACGTCGGAGCAGGCGTTCGCGATGCTGGTGCGGGTCAGCCAGCACCGCAACGAGAAGCTCCGCGGGGTGGCGCAGCGGCTCGCGGACAGCGGCCACATCGACGACGTGGCCCTGCCCCGCGCCCGGACGTCAGGGCCGTTGCCACCGCGCCCGCCGGCGCGCATGCTCGGCGCCATGGACATGGCGACGTGGTGGGCACAGCTCCAGCCGGGCTCCCGCGACTGGCTGGCGGCCCACGCCGGCGAGGTGCTCGTCCCGGCCGTGGCCGAGGACGTCGCGCGGGTGGGCGGCACGTCCCCGACGTCCGACGGGTCGCCGGTCGAGGACGGGCCCGACGGCCTGTGCCTGACCGACGCCGCGGTCGACTGGGTGGTGGCGGTGGCCGACGGCGAGAGCCCCTGACCGGGCAGGAGAGCCGGAGGCGTGCGCGCAGCACGGCGAGCCCGGCCGACGGGCGGGCATGCGTGCACCGGCGGGGGGTAGCCGGGAGCCCATGGCCGCCCCCCGCACCACCGACCGCCCGGCGAGGCTCAGCCCGTCCGACCTGAGCCAGTACCTCCGGACGGGCCGTGACCCCGACCTGCGCCGTCGGCGTGCCGTGGTCGGTCTGTCGCTGCTGGGCCTGGCGGGCGGGCAGGTCGTGGCGGCGTTCCAGACCGGTCTGCTCCGGCGCCTGCCGGACCCGCCGGGGCCGTTCGACTCCGACCGCGTCGACTCCTCCGACTACGCCTACCGGCGGCTGCAGACCGCCGACGGGCTGCTCATGCTCGTCTCGTACGCGGTCACGGCCCTGCTGGCGGGCACCGGGGGTCCCGACCGGCCGTCCACCCGGCCGCTGCTGCCGCTGCTGAGCGCCGGCAAGGTCGCCGTCGACGTGGTCACGAGGGTGGTCCTGGCGCGGGAGGAGTGGCGCGAGAACCGGGCGCTGTGCGCCTACTGCCAGGCCGCGACGGTCGCCTCGGTGGTGTCCCTGCCCCTCGTGCTGCCCGAGGCACGGCGCAGCCTGGCCGCCCTGCGGGCGCGGACGACCTCGTCCTGACTTCCCCCGCCCCTTACCCTCGGCCCGTGGACAGGTGGCCCAGCGGGGCAGCGACGACAGCGGCAGCGGGCACCACGGACGACGCACGTGGCGCGGTGCCCCGCGGTCGCGCGGCGACCCCGGCGGGGCGGTCCTGATGCCGGGCGGACTGGCGGCGCTGCTCGACGACATCGCCGTGCTCGCCAAGCTCGCGGCGGCCTCGGTGGACGACGTCGGGGCGGCCGCGGGGCGCGCGAGCGCGAAGGCCGCCGGCGTCGTCATCGACGACACGGCCGTGACGCCGCGCTACGTGCACGGCTTCACGCCCAACCGCGAGCTGCCCATCGTGCGCAAGATCGCCGTGGGTTCCCTGCGCAACAAAGTCCTGTTCATCCTCCCGGCGGCCCTGCTGCTCAGCCAGTTCCTCCCGTGGCTGCTCACGCCGATCCTCATGCTGGGCGGCACGTACCTGGCCTTCGAGGGCGCCGAGAAGGTCTACGAGGTGCTGACCGGGCACTCCAAGGTCAAGGAGGAGGAGGCCCTGCCCGCCGGCGCGCAGGGCGAGGACCAGGAGCGGGCCATGGTGCGCGGCGCCACCCGCACCGACTTCATCCTGTCCGCCGAGATCATGGTCATCGCCCTCAACGAGGTCGCCGACGAGCCCCTGCTGTCGCGCGCGATCATCCTGCTCGTGGTGGCCATCGGGATCACCGTGCTCGTCTACGGCGTGGTCGGCCTCATCGTGAAGATGGACGACATCGGCCTCCGGCTGGCCCAGACGCGCAACGGGGCGGTCGCCACGGCCGGACGGCTGCTGGTCACTGGCATGCCCAAGGTGCTGTCCGTGCTGTCCACGGTCGGCATCGTCGCCATGCTCTGGGTCGGCGGGCACATCCTGCTCGTCGGCGTCGACGAGCTCGGCTGGCACCAGCCGTACGACCTCGTCCACACCCTTGAGGAGGCCGTGCACGGCGTGCCCGCGGTCGGCGGCGTGCTCGCGTGGCTCGCCAACACCCTCGCCTCGGCCGTGGTCGGCCTCGCGGTCGGCGCGGTCGTCGTGGCCCTCATGCACCTGCGGCCGAAGAAGGCCGGGGCCGAGGCCCACCACGCCTGACGGGGCGTGGCGCGACCGTCCGGCCCTCGGGTCGGACGCCGCGCCCCCGGTTCCGGGCAACCGCGCCTGAGGCACGCGCGACCGGCAGGCCGCACGGCGCCCCCGAGGGTCAGAGGGTCGCGGACCTGCCCTCGCCGGACCCCTTGACGGACACCCGGCGCACCCGCCGCCAGTTGACGGCCATGGGGGCCTTGATGCCCTGCTCGACCGTGGCGCCCTTGCTGGACATCAGGTCGGCCACCCGCTCGAGCGCGGCCCCCGGCTCGTCCTCGACCCGGATCGTCACGGCGTCGTCGTCGTCGAACCTCACGAGCAGATCGGTCATGGCCCCAACGTACGGCCCGCAGGGGCCGAGGAGGAGCGGGAGCAGCCGGCCGGCTACCTGGCCGCGAGGTCGTCCAGGCGGGCGGCGTTGACGTCGACGCGGCCGTCGATGCCGTCCACGCGGCCCATCCAGTGGAACTGCCACACCGTCCAGTCCCGGTCGGGGCGCCCCAGGTGGCTGACGAGCCAGCGCGGCCGCTCCGAGCGGTCCAGCACGGTGTAGCGCCCCTCCCAGTCCTCGCCGACGTACAGGAGGACGTCGCGACCCCAGGCTGCCTCGACCTCCGACAGGAAGGCGTCGAGCTCGGCGTGGACGTCCTCGGTGCTCGGGCGGCGGCTGCAGTTGCCCCCCAGCTCGAGGTCCACCGCGGGCGGCAGGGCGGTGGGCTCGGGCGGGGCGGTGCGCAGGAAGTTCTCGGCCTGCTCCAGGCCGGGCCGGCACAGGGTGAAGAAGTGGTACGCGCCGCGCTGCAGGCCGGCCTCCCCGGCGCCGTCCCAGTTCTCGGCGAAGCGGGCGTCGACGAAGGTCTCCCCCTCGCTCGCCTTGATGTAGGCGAAGGCGAGGCCGTCCTCGTCGGCGGCCACGGCCGGCCAGTCGACGGCGCCCTGGTGGTTGCTGACGTCCAGGCCGTAGGCCTCGTCCGCGCGCAGGGACGGACGGTCGTGCGGGTACCAGAGGTACCACCAGCCCGCCGCCGCGGTCAGCGCCACGAGGACGACCAGGGGCGGTACCAGCCACAGGCGTGCGCGACGCGACCTCGTCCGACCCCCTGACGACCCCACGCTGGGGAGGCTACGTCACGGGCAGGAGCTCGGACCCGTGGGCTCGCGGCCTCGCTCACCGGGCGGACGGCCCCGGCAGCGCCGTCGACCGGTGGGCAGCACCAGGGACCGTCGGGTCGCCGGGGAAGAAGCGGCGGCCCGCCCAGAGCGAGACGTAGACAAGGCCGACGAGGACGGGGACCTCGATGAGGGGGCCGACGACCCCGGCCAGGGCCTGGCCCGACGTGGCGCCGAAGGTGCCGATGGCCACGGCGATGGCGAGCTCGAAGTTGTTGCCGGCCGCGGTGAAGCTGAGCGTCGCGGTCTTCGCGTAACCCAGCCCGACGGCCCGGCCGAGGAGGAACGAGCCGCCGAACATCAGGGCGAAGTAGGCCAGCAGGGGCAGGGCGATGCGCGCGACGTCCCAGGGCTGGGAGGTGATGGCGTCGCCCTGCAGCGCGAAGATCACGACGATGGTGAACAGCAGCCCGTAGAGGGCGACCGGCCCGATCTTCGGCAGGAACGTGCCCTCGTACCAGGCACGGCCCCGGGCCCGCTCCCCCAGCGTGCGGGTGAGGTAGCCGGCCAGCAGCGGGATGCCCAGGAAGACGAGGACGCTGACGACGATGGCGACGACGGAGAAGTCGGCGCTCGTGGTCGGCAGGCCGAGCCAGCCGGGCAGGACCTGCAGGTAGAACCAGCCCAGCGCGGCGAAGGCGAGGATCTGGAAGACCGAGTTGATGGCCACGAGGACCGCGGCGGCCTCCCGGTCCCCGCACGACAGGTCGTTCCAGATAAGGACCATGGCGATGCACCGGGCCAGACCGACGATGATCAGGCCGGTCCGGTACTCGGGGTGGTCGGGCAGCAGGAGCCATGCCAGGGCGAACATGAGCGCGGGGCCGACCACCCAGTTGAGGACCAGGGACGCGACGAGGAGCGTGCGGTCGCCGGTCACCCGGCGGGTCTCGGTGTAGCGGACCTTGGCCAGGACCGGGTACATCATCAGCAGCAGGCCGACGGCGACGGGCAGGCTGACCGAGCCCACCTGCACGGCGTTGAGGGCGTCGTCCAGACCGGGGACGCCGCGGCCGAGCCCGAGGCCGAGCGCCATGGCCAGGACGATCCACAGCGGCAGGAACCGGTCGAGGGTGGAGAGCCTCGCCAGGACGGGACCGTCGGTGCGGACGGGCTGCTCGTCGACGACGTCGCTCACCCGGCGCGCCGGGTGGTCGGGGGTTCGTCCGCCGGGGCGGGTCGCGGTGCGGGGACCATCGGGTGCACTCCTCGGATCGACGGACGTCGATCCGAGCCTGCCGCCAGACATCGACCGGCGTCAACATAGACAGACGTCGATACCCGGTGCCATGCTCCTCCCATGCCCAGCCCTGCGGCCACGACCGAGCGGACGGCGGGGAGCCTGCCCGTCACGGCGGCCCCGGCGCCGGCGTGCTGCGCCCCGCTCGTCGGCGAGCCGCTCGGGGCGGAGGACGCCGCCCGCTTCGCCCGCACGCTGCGGGCGATCGCCGACCCCGCCCGGCTCCGGCTGCTGTCCATGGTCTCCGTGCACGAGGGCGGCGAGGCCTGCGTCTGCGACCTCACCGAGCCCCTGGGCCTGTCCCAGCCCACCGTGTCGCACCACCTCAAGGTGCTCGTCGAGGCCGGCCTGCTAACCCGCGACAAGCGGGGCGTGTGGGCGTACTACGCGCTCGTGCCCGGAGCCCTCGACGCGGTGGCCGACGTGCTGCGCACCCCTCAGACCGCACGCTGACCAAGGAGCACGCATGGACGAGACCCCCGACCAGACCCTCCCGACGGTGCTGTTCGTGTGCGTGAAGAACGGCGGCAAGTCCCAGATGGCGGCCGGGCTGATGCGGCAGGCCACCGGCGGCCGCGTGCAGGTGCTGTCGGCAGGCACCGCCCCGGGCGGCGCGGTCAACGCCCTGTCCGCGGAGTCCCTGCTCGAGGTAGGCGTCGACATCCGCGACCAGGTGCCGCAGCCGGTCACGGACGAGCTGGTCGCCGCGGCGGACCTCGTCGTCGTGCTCGGCCGCGACGCCGTGGTGGCTCCCGAGGACGGCACCCCGGTCGTCACGTGGGACACCGACGAGCCGTCCGAGCGCGGCATCTCGGGCATGGAGCGGATGCGGCTGGTGCGCGACGACATCGCCGCCCGCGTGGACGCCCTCGCGGCCGACCTGGCGCGGGCCACGGACGCCCCCCTCCCCTGAGGCGGACGGGCGAGGGGAGCCCTGCCAGGGCACCCCGCCGGGCCACCGCGGGCGCGAGCCGGCGGGCACGATCGTCGGATGGACCTCCAAGACTTCCTCGACCACGTCGACCACGGGCTGCCCGTCGAGGGCGGCTCGGACCTGCACGCCTTCATGGTCCGCGCGGCCCAGGACGCCCTGCGGACCACCGCCGAGCTCAACGGCGCCTACCGCAGCCCCGAGGAGGTGCACGCGCTGCTCGAGCGCCTGACGGGACGCCCGGTCCCCCGGTCGGTGACGGTGTTCCCGCCGTTCTACTCCGAGTTCGGCAAGAACCTCGTCCTCGGCGAGGGGGTCTTCGTCAACATGGGCTGCCGGTTCCAGGACACGGGCGGGATCACGATCGAGGACGGCGCACTGATCGGGCACGGCACGACCCTGACCACGCTGGACCACGCCATGGACCCCGGGCACCGCGCCGACATGGTCCCCGCGCCGGTCCGCATCGGGCGCAGGGCGTGGCTGGGGGCCGGCGTCACGGTCGTGCCGGGCGTCACCGTCGGGCCCGGGGCCGTCGTCGGGGCCGGCGCGGTCGTCACGCGGGACGTGCCCGCCGACACGGTCGTGGCCGGGGTCCCCGCCAGGGTCCTCCGCGCCACGGGCTTCACGACCGCGCCTGCCTGACCCGCCGTCGCGTCCTGCCCCCGGGGCGCGGGCAGGACGGCGCGCGGGTTCTGGGACCGGTCCTTACCCTGGTCACGACGCGACCTGCCGGCGCCTCGGCCCACGACACGGAGGACCTGATGGCGCACCACGAGGTCCTGGTCGTCGGGGGCGGGAACGCGGGCATCTCGCTGGCCGCCCGGCTCCTGCGCGACGGTGCGCGGGACGTCGCGGTCGTCGAGTCCGAGACCGTCCACCGGTACCGACCCCTGCTCAACTACGTCGGCGCCGGCGAGGCGACGATGGCCTCGCTCGAACGGCCGGCGGCCTCCGTCGTGCCGCGCGGCTGCACCTGGGTGCGGGACCGCGTCGTCGCGGTCGAGCCGGAGGTGCCGGCGGTGCGCACCCAGGGCGGGACCCGGATCACGTGCACGACGCTGGTCGTCTGCCCCGGGCTGGAGGAGGACTGGGACGCCACCCCCGGGCTGTCGGAGGCGTCGGCGGCGGGCTGGGCCGGGTCGACCTTCACCGTGGAGGGCGCCCCGCGGGTGTGGCCCGCCCTGCGCGACCTCACCGGCGGACGGGTGGTGTTCACCGTGCCGCCCGAGCCGGCCCCGTGCAGCGCCACCGCCCTCAAGCCGCTGTTCATGGCGTGCGACCACTGGCGCCGCCGAGGGGTGCTGGAGGACGTCGACGTCCACCTGGTCCTGCCCGGTCCGTCGCCGCTCGGCCTGCCCGGGCCCGACCGGTACCTGGAGGAGGCGCTGACCTCCTACGGGGTGGACGTGCTGCGGGAGGGCCGCGTCACGTCGCTGCGGGACCGCCGGGTGACCGTGTCGACGCCCACCGGCTCCCGGGAGCTCGACGACGTCACCTTCGCGCACGTCGTCCCGCACTACCGGGCGCCGTCCTGGGTGGCCCGGAGCCCGCTGGCCGGCGCGACCCCGGCCGGCCTGGTCGACGTCGACCCGACCACGCTGCGGCACCGCCGGTACCCCGCGGTCTGGTCGCTCGGCGACGTCGCCGACCACCGCACCAGGTCCTCCGGCGGCGCACTGCGGGAGCAGGTCACGGTGCTGGCCCGCAACATCGCCCTCACCCGTGACGACGCGGGCGTCAGCACGGCGCGGCTGGCGCGCTACGACGGCTACACCGTCATGCCCGTCACGGTCGCCCGGCACCGCCTCATGCTCGTGGAGGTGGACCGGGACGGCCGGCCCAGACCCTCCGTGCCCTTCCCGGACCTCGTGCGGCCCCGGCGGGCGACGTGGGTGGCCGACCGGTACGCCCTGCCCGTCACCTACTTCCGGGGCATCCTGCGCGGCCGGGTGTGAGGAGCGGGCTCCGCACCGGGGCGGACCGGCGCGGGACCTGCCGTACGTGCCGGTCGCCTAGAGCCACCCGTTCTCCTGGGCGAGGCGGTGGGCCTCGGCGCGGGTGGGCACCCCGAGCTTGGCCGTGACGGCGCTCAGGTGGTTGCGGACCGTCCCCGGTGACAGGAACAGCGCCCGGGCGACGTCGCGGACCGGCCGGTCGGCGGCGGCCAGCGCGAGGACCTCGGCCTCGCGCGGGGTCAGCGGCGACGGCGGGGCGGTGAGGACGTCGGCGGCCAGCACCGGGTCGACGTAGCGCTGGCCGTCCCGTACCCGCCGGACCACGTCGGCCAGCGCCGCACCGGGGGCACCCTTGGCGAGGAAGCCGCGCGCCCCCGAGGCCAGCGCCCGGCGCAGGGCGGCCGGCCCGCCGTGGCCGGTGAGGACGACCACGCGGCAGCCGGGGAGCACCCGGGCGAGCTCGCCCACGACCGCGATCCCGTCCATCGTGGGCATCTGCAGGTCGACGACCGCGACGTCCACGCGGTGGGCGAGCGCCAGCCGGACGGCCGCGGCCCCGTCGGCGGCCGTCGCCACCACCTCGATGTCCGGCTCGCGGTCCAGCAGGAGCGCCAGGGCGTCACGGACCATCTCCTCGTCGTCGGCGAGCAGGACGCGGATCATCGACCGGCCATGACCAGGCGGACCTCGAACAGCCCACCGACCGGTCCCCAGGTCAGGCGGGCACCTGCGCGTGCCGCCCGCCCGGCCAGGGCCGGCAGTCCGGTGCCCCGCACGCCGTCGACCGGTCGCAGCCCGTCGTTCACGACGACCAGCGTGGCGCCCGCGTCGCCGGCTGTCAGGTCCACCGACACCTGCATGGCGTCGCTGTGCCGGAGCAGGTTGGTGACCGACTCCCGGACGACGGCGGCCAGCAGACCGGTGGAGGTCGGGTCGAGGACGTGCGCGATGGCGGCATCGGCACGGACGGTCGCCGCGATCCCGGCCGAGGCGAGCACGAGCTCCGCGGTCCGCAGCTGCTCCGCCAGGTCGACGGTGCCGTAGCCGTGCACGGCGGCCCGCACCTCCGCCAGCGTCGAGGCGGCCAGCCCGCGGACCGCCTCGGTCTCGGCGCGCGCCCGGACGGGGTCGACGGCGACCAGGTCGCCCGCCACCTCGGCCCGCAGCGCGATGACCGTGAGCCGGTGGCCGAGCAGGTCGTGCAGCTCCTGCGCCAGCCGCAGCCGTTCCGCGCTGACGGCCAGACCCGCCTCCGCCTCGCGCCCGGCCTCCGCGGCCACCAGCAGCCGGAGCAGCCACACCAGCACCTGCCCCATGAGGACCACCAGCGCGGCGGTGCCGACGGTGAACCCGAGGGTCTGCGGCACCGACTGCCCCCAGACCACCGCCCCGACCACGGCGACCGCGACGAGCGCGCCCCCCAGGGCGAGCACCGCGCGAGGGGCGAGCACGAGCAGCAGGACCCCGACCACGGTCCCGGCCAGCCACGCCCACGGCTCCTGCCCCGGCGCCGCCCACGCCCCGACCACGGGCCACAGGGCCAGCGCCGAGGCGAGCAGCACCGCGACCAGGCCATCGCGGGTGCGCGACCCGACCCACGGGGTGACCGCCGCCCGCAGGAGCAGGACGAGGGCCGCTCCCGACGCCGCCGCGAGCGCCCCGACCAGCAGCCACGCCGCGCGCGAGGGAGGGTCGACCAGGGCCAGCGGCAGGAGCACCCCCCAGCCCACGTTGACCGTGAGGATCGCCAGGACGACGAGCCGCGCCCGACCCGCCCGGTCGGTGACGCCGCCGGGCCGGGACCCCGGCGTCACCATGCGCCCCATCATCGACCCGCCGGGGGCGCCGTGCCGGTGCGCTGCCGGGTCGGCGGCGCTCGACCGGGGCGGGGTCATCGCAGCAGGACGAGCTGGAGGGCGACAAGCACGTCGAGGGCGCCGCACCACTCGGCGTAGGAGCGGGAGACCACCTCTCGCCGCCGCAGGTGGACCAGGTCCCACACCCCGTGGCCGAGCCAGCCGACGGCCAGGACCCAGCGGCCCACGTCCGGGGCGGCGAGCAGCGCCACCACCGCGACGCCCGCGAACAGCACGTACCCGACGACCTGCCTGGCGAGCAGGGCCCGGCCGGCGTGCCCGCCGGGCTGCCGTCCCGGGTGACTGCCGAGGTCCGTGCCGCGGTCCCTGCCGTGGTGCACCGCGCCCGCCAGGGCCACCACCGCCGCCACGGTCGTGACGGCGAGGACGTGGTCGACCGTGCCCCGGGACTGCAGGGCGCCGAGGGCGACGACGCTGACCAGCAACGCCGGCCAGCTCGCCCGGGGCCGCTGGAGCACCGCGAGGACGACGTAGAGCAGCGGCAGGACGGGCAGCAGCTGCGCGGCGGTGACGGTGTCGACGCCCCAGAGCGCCGCGGCCAGCCCGACCGCGAGCGCCGTGGGCCAGCGACGGAGGAGCACGAGCAGCGGCGGGGCGGCGCGACCGGCGGCCGGGGCGGTGAGCGAGGTCTGCACGGTGGGCTCCTCCGAGAGGCGGCGGGACGCCTCCACCGTCGCCCCCTCCGGAGGCCGGCCCCCAGGTGCCGGTCGTCATGGTCCGGGCATGACAGCCAGGGCACCCGCAGGTGACGTGACGCACCTGGGAGCACGCGCCGACCCGCGGCACCGTCGAGGGACACCCCGACGGAAGGAGATCCGATGGACCGCACCGCGAGCAGCCGCACGACGAGCACCGCCGGCACGACGAGCACCGCCGGCAGGGCACGCGCCCTCGCGGTGCACTACGTCCAGATGCTGCTGGCGATGGGCGCGGGGATGCTCCTGCTCCTGCCGGCCTGGGCGCTGGCGACCCGGGACCTGAGCGCGGCCTGGCTCGCCCGCCCGGAGGTGCCGCCGCTGGTCATGGCGACCGCCATGACGGCCGGGACGGTCGTGTGGATGCGGCTGCGGCGTCACGGCTGGCGCGATGTCGTCGAGATGTCGGCGTCGATGTACCTGGGGTCCGTGGCGCTGCTCCCGCTCCTGTGGCTCGGCATGCTCGACGGCGACGGCGTCATGGCCCTGGGGCACCTGCTCATGCTCGTGGCGATGGCTGTCCCGATGCTCGCGCGCCCGGAGGTCTACGCCGTCACGCACCGGCACCACCGGTCGACGGCGTGACCGGCGGAGGGCGTCGCACCCGGGCTGCGCGCCACGGCTGCGGGGAGGGGTTGCCCGGCGCCGCGTCTGGCGGCACGGTGACGAGGTGGCCGCGGACGAGGAACGGGACGGCGTCCGGCTGAGCAGCCTGGACTCCCCGCTGGGCGACGGGCTGGACGTGACCAAGCGGGACCTGGTCGACCACCTCGACGCCTTCGCCGACCGGCTCGTGCCGCTGCTCGCGGGCCGTCCGCTGACCGTCACGCGGGTGCGGCCGGGTGCGGCGCCGTTCGTCCAGCGCGACGTGCCGAAGGGGGCGCCCGACTGGGTGCGCACCGTGGCCACGTGGTCCGACCGGGCCCGGCGCGAGGTGCACCAGGTCCTGGTCGAGGACCGCCGCACCCTGCTCTGGCTGGGCAACCAGCGGGCGGTGGAGCTCCACGTGCCGTTCAGCCGGGTGGGGGCGGACGAGCCGACCGGCCTGGTGCTCGACCTCGACCCGCCGGACGGCGCCTCCTTCGACGCGGTGGTCGCCACCGCGCTGCTGTGCCGCCGGGCGCTCGCCGACGCCGGCCTGGAGGCGGCGGTGAAGACCAGCGGGGCCACCGGCCTGCACGTCGTCGTCCCCGTGCACGGCTCGTCGGCCGAGGACGTCGCCGCCGCGACCCGTGCCCTGGCCGCCCGCACCGCGGCGCTGGACCCGGACATCGCCACGACCGCGTACGTGGTGGCCGACCGGGGCGGCCGGGTGTTCGTCGACTCCACCCGGTCGGGCCGCGGCACGGTCGCCGCGGCCTACAGCCCCCGCGTCCGCCCCGGGCTGCCGGTCTCGGCGCCGGTCGGCTGGGAGCAGCTGGCCGACGTCCTGCCCGGCGACGTCACCGTCCGGACGGCCGTCGCCCGGTTCGGCACCGCGGACCCCTGGGCCGCGGCCCTGCCGGAGCCGCAGGAGCTGCCGGCCGACCTGGTCGCCGAGGGCCACGGCATCCCGGTCGCCCGGGTGCAGGCCATGCACGAGGGGAAGCGCCGCGCCCGTGCCCGGGCCGCGGAGGAGCAGCCCCCGACCTGACCGCTGCCCGACGACCGGGCCCGCGTGCTTGTGTGTCCCCGTGCAGAGGTGGTGGACG encodes the following:
- a CDS encoding GH25 family lysozyme, which gives rise to MALTAAAGWWYLWYPHDRPSLRADEAYGLDVSNHQGAVDWPAVAADEDGLAFAYIKASEGETFVDARFAENWDGAGEAGLQRGAYHFFTLCRPGLEQAENFLRTAPPEPTALPPAVDLELGGNCSRRPSTEDVHAELDAFLSEVEAAWGRDVLLYVGEDWEGRYTVLDRSERPRWLVSHLGRPDRDWTVWQFHWMGRVDGIDGRVDVNAARLDDLAAR
- a CDS encoding vitamin K epoxide reductase family protein, whose protein sequence is MAAPRTTDRPARLSPSDLSQYLRTGRDPDLRRRRAVVGLSLLGLAGGQVVAAFQTGLLRRLPDPPGPFDSDRVDSSDYAYRRLQTADGLLMLVSYAVTALLAGTGGPDRPSTRPLLPLLSAGKVAVDVVTRVVLAREEWRENRALCAYCQAATVASVVSLPLVLPEARRSLAALRARTTSS
- a CDS encoding GAF and ANTAR domain-containing protein, translated to MGLEHRGRPSVADTGGSDGRDELAAQFSSFARTVQQRQDPHETLVEIVRAAVQLVPGCDEGSISVVLGRRRVFSDAASGELPRVVDALQEGLGEGPCLDSAYQHTTVRVPDMAREQRWPRFSTAAAEAGALGMMSFQLYVDGDDLGALNLFSRRAGAFTDESEHVGLMFAAHAGVAYAAARQRASLRREVETRHVIGQAQGILMERHRVTSEQAFAMLVRVSQHRNEKLRGVAQRLADSGHIDDVALPRARTSGPLPPRPPARMLGAMDMATWWAQLQPGSRDWLAAHAGEVLVPAVAEDVARVGGTSPTSDGSPVEDGPDGLCLTDAAVDWVVAVADGESP
- a CDS encoding DUF808 domain-containing protein; translated protein: MPGGLAALLDDIAVLAKLAAASVDDVGAAAGRASAKAAGVVIDDTAVTPRYVHGFTPNRELPIVRKIAVGSLRNKVLFILPAALLLSQFLPWLLTPILMLGGTYLAFEGAEKVYEVLTGHSKVKEEEALPAGAQGEDQERAMVRGATRTDFILSAEIMVIALNEVADEPLLSRAIILLVVAIGITVLVYGVVGLIVKMDDIGLRLAQTRNGAVATAGRLLVTGMPKVLSVLSTVGIVAMLWVGGHILLVGVDELGWHQPYDLVHTLEEAVHGVPAVGGVLAWLANTLASAVVGLAVGAVVVALMHLRPKKAGAEAHHA
- a CDS encoding FAD/NAD(P)-binding oxidoreductase, with product MAHHEVLVVGGGNAGISLAARLLRDGARDVAVVESETVHRYRPLLNYVGAGEATMASLERPAASVVPRGCTWVRDRVVAVEPEVPAVRTQGGTRITCTTLVVCPGLEEDWDATPGLSEASAAGWAGSTFTVEGAPRVWPALRDLTGGRVVFTVPPEPAPCSATALKPLFMACDHWRRRGVLEDVDVHLVLPGPSPLGLPGPDRYLEEALTSYGVDVLREGRVTSLRDRRVTVSTPTGSRELDDVTFAHVVPHYRAPSWVARSPLAGATPAGLVDVDPTTLRHRRYPAVWSLGDVADHRTRSSGGALREQVTVLARNIALTRDDAGVSTARLARYDGYTVMPVTVARHRLMLVEVDRDGRPRPSVPFPDLVRPRRATWVADRYALPVTYFRGILRGRV
- the arsB gene encoding ACR3 family arsenite efflux transporter; this encodes MALGLGLGRGVPGLDDALNAVQVGSVSLPVAVGLLLMMYPVLAKVRYTETRRVTGDRTLLVASLVLNWVVGPALMFALAWLLLPDHPEYRTGLIIVGLARCIAMVLIWNDLSCGDREAAAVLVAINSVFQILAFAALGWFYLQVLPGWLGLPTTSADFSVVAIVVSVLVFLGIPLLAGYLTRTLGERARGRAWYEGTFLPKIGPVALYGLLFTIVVIFALQGDAITSQPWDVARIALPLLAYFALMFGGSFLLGRAVGLGYAKTATLSFTAAGNNFELAIAVAIGTFGATSGQALAGVVGPLIEVPVLVGLVYVSLWAGRRFFPGDPTVPGAAHRSTALPGPSAR
- a CDS encoding DapH/DapD/GlmU-related protein, with the translated sequence MDLQDFLDHVDHGLPVEGGSDLHAFMVRAAQDALRTTAELNGAYRSPEEVHALLERLTGRPVPRSVTVFPPFYSEFGKNLVLGEGVFVNMGCRFQDTGGITIEDGALIGHGTTLTTLDHAMDPGHRADMVPAPVRIGRRAWLGAGVTVVPGVTVGPGAVVGAGAVVTRDVPADTVVAGVPARVLRATGFTTAPA
- a CDS encoding sensor histidine kinase — its product is MVTPGSRPGGVTDRAGRARLVVLAILTVNVGWGVLLPLALVDPPSRAAWLLVGALAAASGAALVLLLRAAVTPWVGSRTRDGLVAVLLASALALWPVVGAWAAPGQEPWAWLAGTVVGVLLLVLAPRAVLALGGALVAVAVVGAVVWGQSVPQTLGFTVGTAALVVLMGQVLVWLLRLLVAAEAGREAEAGLAVSAERLRLAQELHDLLGHRLTVIALRAEVAGDLVAVDPVRARAETEAVRGLAASTLAEVRAAVHGYGTVDLAEQLRTAELVLASAGIAATVRADAAIAHVLDPTSTGLLAAVVRESVTNLLRHSDAMQVSVDLTAGDAGATLVVVNDGLRPVDGVRGTGLPALAGRAARAGARLTWGPVGGLFEVRLVMAGR
- a CDS encoding response regulator, with protein sequence MIRVLLADDEEMVRDALALLLDREPDIEVVATAADGAAAVRLALAHRVDVAVVDLQMPTMDGIAVVGELARVLPGCRVVVLTGHGGPAALRRALASGARGFLAKGAPGAALADVVRRVRDGQRYVDPVLAADVLTAPPSPLTPREAEVLALAAADRPVRDVARALFLSPGTVRNHLSAVTAKLGVPTRAEAHRLAQENGWL
- a CDS encoding low molecular weight phosphatase family protein produces the protein MDETPDQTLPTVLFVCVKNGGKSQMAAGLMRQATGGRVQVLSAGTAPGGAVNALSAESLLEVGVDIRDQVPQPVTDELVAAADLVVVLGRDAVVAPEDGTPVVTWDTDEPSERGISGMERMRLVRDDIAARVDALAADLARATDAPLP
- a CDS encoding metalloregulator ArsR/SmtB family transcription factor, producing the protein MPSPAATTERTAGSLPVTAAPAPACCAPLVGEPLGAEDAARFARTLRAIADPARLRLLSMVSVHEGGEACVCDLTEPLGLSQPTVSHHLKVLVEAGLLTRDKRGVWAYYALVPGALDAVADVLRTPQTAR